A stretch of [Clostridium] scindens DNA encodes these proteins:
- a CDS encoding AI-2E family transporter, protein MELSRETVKRIKGLIVFAALVVACLWKYDVVVSVLAFIFHVIFPFVLGGAIAFILNVPMNFIQRHLFAPERVERHKIQKKIARPVSMLIVIFGVFGIVALVMFVLIPQLGDTFSNLGSSIQAFIPKVQEWAEKLFHDNKEIMTWVNSLKFDWNKIMDAGIDFFKNGAGSVLDSTITAAKSIVSGITTFFIAFVFAVYILLQKEKLGIQAKKVLFAFVRKGRAEAAMEVLSLTYNTFSNFLTGQCLEAIILGSMFVITMTLFKLPYALLVGIVIAFTALIPIFGAFIGCALGTFLIFMVDPFKALMFVILFLVLQQIEGNLIYPHVVGNSVGLPSIWVLAAVSIGGSLLGIVGMLIFIPIISVVYALFREIVYLKLRQKKINPKELE, encoded by the coding sequence ATGGAATTAAGTAGAGAGACGGTAAAAAGAATAAAAGGATTGATTGTGTTTGCCGCATTGGTTGTAGCCTGTCTGTGGAAGTATGATGTGGTGGTATCGGTTCTTGCATTTATCTTTCATGTCATATTTCCATTCGTGCTTGGCGGAGCGATCGCATTCATTTTGAATGTGCCGATGAATTTTATACAGAGGCATCTATTCGCGCCGGAGAGGGTAGAAAGGCATAAGATACAGAAGAAGATTGCCCGTCCGGTCAGTATGCTGATCGTAATATTCGGAGTGTTTGGCATTGTGGCACTTGTAATGTTTGTTTTGATTCCACAATTAGGGGATACATTCTCTAATCTTGGAAGCAGCATTCAGGCTTTTATCCCAAAAGTACAGGAATGGGCGGAAAAATTATTCCATGACAATAAGGAGATTATGACCTGGGTCAACAGCCTGAAATTCGATTGGAATAAGATCATGGACGCAGGCATAGATTTCTTCAAGAATGGGGCAGGGAGCGTGCTTGATTCTACGATTACTGCCGCAAAGAGCATTGTGAGCGGGATTACGACCTTCTTTATCGCATTTGTATTTGCGGTCTATATCCTGCTTCAAAAGGAAAAACTGGGTATTCAGGCTAAAAAGGTCTTATTTGCCTTTGTAAGGAAAGGCCGGGCTGAGGCTGCAATGGAAGTATTGTCTCTGACCTACAATACGTTCTCAAACTTCCTGACCGGCCAGTGCCTGGAGGCCATTATCTTAGGAAGCATGTTTGTCATAACCATGACGCTTTTCAAACTACCCTATGCTTTGCTGGTGGGGATTGTGATCGCGTTTACGGCCTTGATCCCAATATTCGGCGCATTTATCGGCTGTGCCTTGGGAACCTTCCTGATATTTATGGTAGATCCATTTAAGGCGCTTATGTTTGTAATCTTGTTCCTGGTACTCCAGCAGATAGAGGGGAATCTGATCTATCCTCACGTAGTAGGTAATTCAGTAGGACTTCCATCCATCTGGGTATTGGCGGCAGTCAGCATCGGAGGAAGCCTGTTGGGGATCGTTGGAATGCTGATTTTTATACCGATTATCTCTGTAGTATATGCGCTGTTCAGGGAAATCGTCTACTTGAAATTAAGACAAAAGAAGATTAATCCCAAAGAACTTGAATAA
- a CDS encoding nucleoside recognition protein → MLNYLWAGMILIGIIFAAFTGRMPDITNAAIDSSKEAITLCITMMGVMSFWVGLMEIATKAGIIKGASKKIRPIIRFLFPRLPAGHPAEEHITTNIIANVLGLGWAATPAGLRAMDELGKLEEDRRSHRLPGPVRPKGIASNEMCTFLIINISSLQLIPVNVIAYRSQYGSVNPAAIVGAGIISTAISTAVAVIYCKIMDRS, encoded by the coding sequence ATGCTGAATTATCTGTGGGCCGGCATGATACTGATTGGCATTATCTTTGCCGCCTTTACCGGACGCATGCCGGATATTACCAATGCAGCCATTGACTCTTCCAAAGAGGCCATTACCTTGTGCATCACTATGATGGGCGTCATGTCCTTCTGGGTGGGTCTTATGGAGATTGCGACGAAGGCCGGAATCATTAAGGGCGCTTCCAAAAAGATCCGTCCGATTATACGCTTCTTATTCCCAAGACTCCCCGCCGGGCACCCTGCCGAGGAACACATCACCACCAATATCATAGCCAATGTCCTGGGCCTGGGCTGGGCAGCAACGCCAGCCGGACTGCGCGCCATGGACGAACTCGGTAAATTAGAGGAAGACAGGCGAAGCCACCGGCTTCCAGGTCCGGTACGTCCAAAGGGAATTGCCAGTAATGAGATGTGCACCTTTCTGATTATCAACATCTCCTCCCTGCAATTAATTCCGGTAAATGTCATTGCCTACCGGAGCCAGTATGGAAGCGTCAATCCTGCTGCCATCGTAGGCGCCGGAATCATTTCCACTGCCATAAGTACGGCTGTTGCCGTCATTTACTGTAAAATTATGGACCGTTCGTAG
- a CDS encoding dipeptidase, with protein MNFDAHSDIWTDVTQHHLKGERDIFRKYHYERLKKGQIEGGIFVIWNDPPYDKDPLKRTRQMMEAIACEEPDCADILKVSRSYSDMMTARSEGKMYAFIGLEGLKSIGEDLDLIDEFYQFGARHAGLTWNEENPLATGALGTPERGLTDVGRRAVRKIQDLGMILDVSHLNDASFWDLLDTATGPVVATHSNCRALCNRPRNLMDDQLKELARTGGIVGLNSFNEFVHMEEDKQTLENLVKHLVHMVEVMGIDHVGFGFDFSEFLEGDTLGSFSSQSTPFTIGLEDASYVPNVIEEMKRVGFHEDEIEKIAYKNWHRIIKEVIK; from the coding sequence ATGAACTTTGATGCACATTCTGATATTTGGACCGATGTAACGCAGCACCATCTAAAGGGAGAACGTGATATCTTCCGTAAATATCATTATGAACGGCTGAAAAAAGGGCAGATCGAAGGAGGCATCTTCGTAATATGGAATGATCCTCCCTATGACAAGGACCCGCTGAAGCGTACCCGCCAGATGATGGAGGCCATTGCCTGCGAAGAGCCTGATTGTGCTGATATCCTTAAGGTATCGCGCTCATACTCCGATATGATGACTGCAAGAAGCGAAGGAAAGATGTATGCATTTATCGGACTGGAAGGTTTAAAGAGCATTGGGGAAGACTTAGACCTTATCGACGAGTTCTACCAATTTGGCGCAAGGCATGCAGGGCTTACCTGGAATGAGGAAAATCCTCTGGCTACCGGAGCCCTTGGCACCCCGGAGCGTGGGTTAACAGACGTAGGACGCAGGGCGGTGAGAAAGATTCAGGATCTGGGAATGATACTGGATGTATCCCATCTAAATGATGCGTCCTTCTGGGATCTCCTTGACACTGCCACAGGCCCTGTTGTAGCAACCCACTCGAACTGCCGGGCACTGTGCAACCGCCCGCGGAATCTGATGGATGACCAGTTAAAAGAACTGGCACGCACAGGCGGCATAGTCGGGCTCAATTCATTCAACGAATTCGTTCATATGGAGGAAGATAAGCAGACTCTGGAAAACCTGGTAAAACATCTTGTCCATATGGTGGAAGTAATGGGCATTGATCATGTCGGTTTCGGATTTGACTTTTCTGAATTCCTGGAGGGAGATACCTTGGGCTCTTTCAGCAGCCAGTCTACTCCTTTTACCATCGGACTTGAGGATGCTTCTTATGTACCAAATGTCATTGAAGAAATGAAGCGCGTCGGATTCCACGAAGATGAGATTGAAAAGATTGCCTATAAGAACTGGCACAGAATTATCAAAGAAGTAATCAAATAG
- a CDS encoding DUF819 domain-containing protein, which yields MWGHIFDLQNPLVGADNTWVLWAICATGAAAAIYLEQRYKWAAKMTGAIVALIFAIILSNFGIIPMDAPVWDAVWGYVVPLSIPLLLLQCDMRKIGKESGRILIIFLIGSVGTACGALLAYAALHKFIPELAGLAGVFTGTYIGGTVNFAALGAAFDVSGDMISAATVADNLLMVLYFFVLIAMPSIGFFRKHFKHPYVDEVEAAAGANVKENETNASAFWGRKEISLKDIALAAATGFVIVALSNVISTGLAGVIPTSNTFLQIINTLFGNMYLWITTIAMLCATFAPKFFGEIKGTQELGTFLIYLFFFVIGVPASVPMIIKNSPLLLLFAAIIVIVNMLFSLIAGKLLKFNLEDIILASNANIGGPTTAVAMAVSKGWTKLVGPIVLIGTLGYVLGTYFGLIVGSILGL from the coding sequence ATGTGGGGACATATATTCGATCTACAAAATCCGCTGGTTGGAGCGGATAACACATGGGTGCTGTGGGCTATCTGTGCTACCGGCGCCGCTGCCGCAATATATCTGGAGCAGAGATATAAATGGGCAGCAAAAATGACCGGTGCCATCGTTGCACTGATTTTCGCAATCATCTTATCGAACTTTGGAATTATTCCAATGGACGCTCCTGTATGGGATGCCGTATGGGGTTACGTTGTACCACTTTCCATTCCTCTGTTATTACTGCAGTGCGATATGAGAAAGATCGGAAAGGAATCCGGACGTATCCTGATTATATTCCTGATCGGCTCGGTAGGTACCGCTTGCGGCGCGCTTCTTGCTTATGCGGCGCTCCACAAATTTATTCCGGAACTTGCCGGACTTGCGGGCGTATTTACCGGAACCTATATCGGAGGCACGGTAAACTTTGCCGCTCTTGGAGCAGCATTCGATGTATCTGGCGACATGATATCTGCTGCAACGGTTGCAGATAACTTGCTGATGGTACTGTACTTCTTCGTACTGATAGCAATGCCATCTATCGGATTCTTCCGCAAGCATTTCAAGCATCCATATGTGGATGAAGTGGAAGCGGCTGCCGGAGCCAATGTAAAGGAAAATGAGACAAATGCTTCTGCGTTCTGGGGCAGAAAAGAAATCTCCCTGAAAGATATCGCATTGGCCGCTGCAACAGGATTTGTCATTGTTGCGCTGTCTAACGTAATATCTACAGGACTTGCAGGCGTGATACCGACATCTAATACATTCCTGCAGATAATCAATACGCTGTTCGGAAATATGTACTTATGGATTACGACAATTGCCATGCTTTGTGCAACATTTGCACCTAAGTTCTTTGGCGAGATCAAAGGTACGCAGGAACTGGGTACATTCTTAATCTACCTGTTCTTCTTCGTAATCGGTGTTCCGGCATCCGTACCTATGATTATCAAGAATTCGCCGTTACTGCTCTTATTTGCGGCTATCATCGTAATCGTAAATATGCTTTTCAGCCTGATCGCTGGAAAGTTACTGAAGTTCAATCTGGAAGATATTATCCTTGCTTCCAATGCTAACATCGGCGGACCAACAACGGCCGTTGCTATGGCTGTATCTAAGGGCTGGACCAAGCTGGTAGGACCTATCGTACTGATTGGTACTCTGGGATATGTGCTTGGAACATACTTTGGATTGATTGTAGGCAGCATCTTAGGATTATAA
- a CDS encoding LysR family transcriptional regulator, with amino-acid sequence MMFRNYEYFVAIAEAGSLTRAAEILYVSQPSLSQYLRRLESELGVELFNHRTSPLKLTYTGERYYESVKQMMRLEENIKKEFQDIKNQESGCLRLGVAFWRGACLLPDIFPEFHRQYPGIRIELMEDHSDKLALALMNGKLDIAVMNLPHTLDYRKLTSDIIFEERILLAAPTRHPYIRTLLDAARISDGYPIAPAKTLLQLPLIKTKPGQNLTHEINHILGKHHIEPEILLETGNLTTAINLVATGIACTLVPEEGAKVCNHPGNVTYFALDLPDLSWSLAAVYQKDAYLTHLAQLFVESLKASLCRIP; translated from the coding sequence ATGATGTTTCGGAATTATGAATACTTTGTTGCAATTGCAGAAGCTGGAAGCCTTACCAGGGCGGCAGAAATCCTATATGTCTCCCAGCCTTCCCTCAGCCAGTATCTGCGGCGTCTGGAATCTGAACTTGGTGTAGAGCTGTTTAACCACAGGACATCTCCATTAAAATTGACTTATACGGGAGAACGATATTATGAGTCTGTAAAACAGATGATGAGATTAGAAGAAAATATAAAAAAAGAATTCCAGGATATCAAGAACCAGGAAAGCGGATGTCTGAGGCTTGGCGTCGCTTTCTGGCGCGGAGCCTGCCTGCTTCCAGATATCTTTCCTGAATTTCATCGTCAGTATCCTGGCATCCGCATTGAATTGATGGAAGATCATTCTGACAAGCTTGCCTTAGCTTTGATGAATGGAAAACTGGATATTGCGGTCATGAATCTCCCCCATACCTTGGATTACCGAAAATTGACCAGCGATATTATCTTTGAAGAACGAATTCTTCTGGCGGCGCCTACACGGCATCCATACATTCGTACCTTATTGGATGCTGCCCGCATTTCCGATGGGTATCCCATCGCGCCTGCCAAGACGCTTCTTCAGCTTCCGCTTATAAAGACTAAGCCAGGGCAGAATCTCACTCATGAAATCAACCATATTCTTGGAAAGCATCACATTGAACCAGAGATTCTCCTGGAAACTGGCAATTTGACCACCGCAATTAACCTGGTGGCCACCGGTATTGCCTGTACCTTGGTTCCAGAAGAAGGGGCCAAAGTCTGCAATCATCCTGGAAACGTTACTTACTTCGCCCTTGATCTTCCTGACTTGTCCTGGTCCTTGGCCGCCGTATATCAAAAGGATGCTTATCTTACTCATCTGGCCCAATTATTCGTAGAGTCCCTAAAAGCGTCTTTATGCCGGATTCCCTGA
- a CDS encoding amidohydrolase family protein, which produces MFDLIISNGHLMDPRCNLDKQADIGIKGQHIADIGNLADKECLQSIDADGCMVVPGFIDFHAHAAYGISDFSMPADLVQIPSGVTSMVDAGSTGVTDFEAFYHRNIITSIMTVKSFLHVASEGQRTHLKYENPDPARYDREKIKMLCETYKDNIIGLKLRQSRDIVGELGLKPLKGALLLGEEVGLRLSVHATDSPGDIRDTLSLLRPGDIFCHMYHQKGQTILDEKGNVLPEAWEARERGVLFELGHGAFNFSGKIAKAAIEQGFLPDIISSDLSLLSAFKEPTYSFSYILSELLNLGIGLKDIITRCTDIPGRLMGMEQEGFLMAGGIADIAVFKIIDKELHYIDRYHNQYEGNRLIKPQLTVKEGHIVYRQADYVSSLADKKEETRE; this is translated from the coding sequence ATGTTTGATCTGATCATAAGTAATGGGCACTTGATGGATCCCCGCTGTAATCTGGACAAGCAGGCGGACATTGGAATAAAAGGCCAGCATATTGCGGACATTGGGAATCTGGCAGACAAGGAGTGCTTACAGTCGATAGATGCCGATGGCTGTATGGTGGTACCTGGATTCATTGATTTCCATGCCCACGCAGCATATGGAATCAGTGATTTTTCTATGCCGGCCGATCTCGTACAGATTCCAAGCGGAGTTACATCTATGGTGGATGCTGGATCCACGGGAGTCACAGATTTTGAGGCGTTTTATCACCGTAATATTATTACCAGTATAATGACGGTCAAAAGTTTTCTGCATGTGGCAAGCGAAGGGCAAAGGACGCATCTGAAATACGAAAATCCGGACCCTGCACGATATGACCGGGAAAAGATAAAAATGCTGTGTGAAACATATAAGGATAATATTATAGGCTTAAAACTTCGGCAAAGCAGGGACATAGTAGGGGAACTCGGACTTAAGCCGCTTAAAGGCGCGCTTTTACTGGGAGAAGAAGTAGGGCTTAGACTGTCGGTACATGCTACAGACTCGCCGGGAGATATCAGGGATACGCTTAGTCTGCTGCGCCCGGGGGATATTTTCTGTCATATGTATCATCAGAAGGGACAGACAATCCTGGATGAAAAAGGGAATGTGCTGCCGGAAGCCTGGGAAGCCAGGGAAAGAGGAGTCCTGTTTGAGTTAGGGCACGGGGCGTTTAATTTTTCGGGAAAGATAGCGAAGGCTGCTATAGAGCAAGGATTTCTGCCGGATATTATTAGTTCGGATTTGAGCCTGCTGTCTGCGTTTAAAGAGCCGACGTACTCATTTTCATATATCTTGTCAGAACTTTTGAATCTTGGAATAGGATTGAAAGATATTATTACCAGATGTACAGACATCCCCGGACGCCTGATGGGGATGGAGCAGGAGGGATTTCTGATGGCAGGAGGCATTGCGGACATAGCAGTGTTTAAAATTATAGATAAAGAGCTTCATTATATAGACCGCTACCATAACCAATATGAAGGTAATCGGCTGATCAAGCCGCAGTTAACGGTCAAGGAAGGACATATCGTATACCGCCAGGCAGATTATGTATCATCCCTTGCAGATAAAAAGGAGGAAACCAGAGAATGA